Genomic DNA from Bombus affinis isolate iyBomAffi1 chromosome 8, iyBomAffi1.2, whole genome shotgun sequence:
ataaattattatatgtataaaaatatagattcGAATGTTGGAAGGTTAAAATAAACAATCAAATATATAACAATTGCAAACTATTTACCGTATTAAAGAGTCGGAGCTCTAGAGGAAAAACTACCCTGTGAGAAACTTTTATGTGACGATTATATTGCTCCACATATTTAAATCTCTTTAGATGCAATGCTAGTATCATTGGTAATTTTTTAACCCTCATCCGTTTCTGGAATAAAGGAGTATTGTTAAATTCCTTCCTAAATTTTATTAATCGTAAAACTTTTTTACAAATACCTGAGCTTCTTGATAACTACTACAGTGATCACATTTGAATTTGTTGTCGCTACAAAGCGTCTCAGTATTTGAAAAACATCTGAGGCAGTGTGTGATTGAAGTATTTTGGTCTACATCAACTTGTAAATCAAAGAAATCCTCATCTTTGCTAGATACAGTCTCACAATTAAGGCAGCGTGTTTCTGATGTCAAAATTCCTTGAAATATTTCATGAACCCATGTAGGCTCTGGTGGTGAACCAGCATCACCTGCACCACATTTTCCTCCTGTTGGTTTGCTTTGACTTCTCTCTGCTGGAATATCAGACacataaaattaatattgtaaGGATCTGCtattatatacatgtacatatgcaTGTACATATGCAAAGAAATTTGCATAcctaaaataatttcatttatgtgatttatcaaaaaatttaaaaattcatgtGCATCCTGTTGCATATAATTATCAAATTCCtctgtaaaaaattatatacatacattataAGTAGCATGCATAAACAatttaaatacttaaatattttatagaatatatcactataattataaaatcaatttttatattagaaatatGTATTCATATTAACCTTTCTCTTTTCTCAATCTGGCAATAAATTTTTTTGGAGCAATAGATccaactttctttttttgagTTGCAATACTGTAGAACAAATCTGCTAAACATGTTAATAATGTTTCCTTGGTTCTCTTATTTCTAGCTTTGTATTCTAGAACTTTTTCTCTAAATGGTCGACAAAAATATAAAGCTTGTAGCACAGAATTACTATAACAGGTATTTCCAaactataataatataaatattagtattaataattttaatacagagaataaaaaacaattttataatttttaaatatttctataatttattatacttaCATTAACTAGACCAAAATAATGTTCATTAGGAGGAAATTGATCAGAGCCAATATCTTTCTCCAATTGTGATATATTTGTAccctataataattataatatataatatataatcatAAAGAAGTGAtagtaataatagaaatttgtAAACAAATGTTTTGTaattaacatatacatatacataacataatttgtaacatataaATAAGCTCTGAcgaaatttctttaaattctaacctgattttagaaataaattcctaattttgtataattacaagttatttcttattttattatgaaatttatttaaaaaagatatagTGTATGACGACTTAAAACAAATATAGATTGAGTGTATATGATGGTATTCATATTGATATCACACAATGACACAAAGCTAGTAAACATATTTATTGATTATAAAATTCATTTCAACTTACCATTTTATGATTTAATAACTGTTACTGACCACTGACAAGCAAACAGCATGGATTTTGATGATGGAACCTCCATGGTATTCTAATTTACAAGTTTattg
This window encodes:
- the LOC126919505 gene encoding ubiquitin carboxyl-terminal hydrolase 46 isoform X2, yielding MGTNISQLEKDIGSDQFPPNEHYFGLVNFGNTCYSNSVLQALYFCRPFREKVLEYKARNKRTKETLLTCLADLFYSIATQKKKVGSIAPKKFIARLRKEKAERSQSKPTGGKCGAGDAGSPPEPTWVHEIFQGILTSETRCLNCETVSSKDEDFFDLQVDVDQNTSITHCLRCFSNTETLCSDNKFKCDHCSSYQEAQKRMRVKKLPMILALHLKRFKYVEQYNRHIKVSHRVVFPLELRLFNTSDDAVNPDRLYDLVAVVIHCGSGPNRGHYISIVKSHGFWLLFDDDMVDKIDASTIEDFYGLTSDIQKSSETGYILFYQSIDCN
- the LOC126919505 gene encoding ubiquitin carboxyl-terminal hydrolase 46 isoform X1 → MGTNISQLEKDIGSDQFPPNEHYFGLVNFGNTCYSNSVLQALYFCRPFREKVLEYKARNKRTKETLLTCLADLFYSIATQKKKVGSIAPKKFIARLRKEKEEFDNYMQQDAHEFLNFLINHINEIILAERSQSKPTGGKCGAGDAGSPPEPTWVHEIFQGILTSETRCLNCETVSSKDEDFFDLQVDVDQNTSITHCLRCFSNTETLCSDNKFKCDHCSSYQEAQKRMRVKKLPMILALHLKRFKYVEQYNRHIKVSHRVVFPLELRLFNTSDDAVNPDRLYDLVAVVIHCGSGPNRGHYISIVKSHGFWLLFDDDMVDKIDASTIEDFYGLTSDIQKSSETGYILFYQSIDCN